The DNA segment GGTTGCTGCTATTATTATCATTTCATCCAAGCTGTCTTCGGAAATGGCCGAAGTCAGTAATGCAGCAGGAATTCCGGTTATTTTGCTGAACCGGGTTATTCGCAAAAGCACGACCTATAACATTAGCAGTGACAACGTGCAGATCGGCCGTCTCGCTGCGGATGTTTTGCTCGACGCCGGACACAGGCGTCTGGGCTGCATTGGTGGTTCGGAGAATACATCAACTCATGATGGCCGCTGGAGGGGCTTCTCTAAACGGGTGAAAGACCGTGGCGGAGAAATTACCTCATACGCGATGGGTGGCTACAATTATGAAGATGCCCGAACTGCAACAATGGAAATGTTTTTGAAACGTCCATATCCCACAGGCCTTTTTTGCCTGAGTGACGTTATGGCACAGGCTGCTATGGATGTGATTCGCCAGCGTATGAACCTTCGGATTCCAGAAGACATTTCCGTCATTGGCGTTGACGATGTTGAGGTGTCTTCCCGTCCTGTCTATGATCTGAGTACAATTCGGCAGTCCGTGCCGGAGATGATAGACGCCGCGATGACGGTCCTGAGCAAGGTTCAGAGCAAAAGTCCTGTGAAACAGGAGTGGAAATTCCCCGGTGTCTATGTGAAGCGTGGAACGGTCGCAGCGCCTCCAAAAGAAGACAGCTAGGAAGCTCTGGTGGCAGACTGTATGCTATAAGAAATGATTCTCTTGAGGGTATGAACGGATCACAAATTTCTTTCCTGCCGCCAATGTAAAAGCCCAGCTCGAAATCGAGCTGGGCTTTTTTGTGTCATGTGACCGCTGGGCTAGAACGCCAGCGCCTGACTCAGGGCCATGCCTCGCATGAAGTATTTGGGCAGGAACATCGTGAGCTGCGGAACGTAGGTCAGAAGTCCAAGCGTCAGAATCATGGAGATGGTAAACGGAATGACTGAGCGACAGATTTTTGAAAATGGTGTGCCAGTCACGCCACAGGCAACAAAGAGGTTCGCGCCAAGTGGCGGCGTAATGTAGCCGATAGCGAGGTTCACACACATAATCAGGCCAAAGTGAATGGGGTCAATGCCAAGCTGGTGGATAAGCGGCAGGAGCATTGGAGCCAGAATAATAATGGCTGCAAGGGTTTCCATAAATGTGCCGACAAAGAGCAGCAGGGCATTAATCATCAGTAGAATGATTACCGTGTTGTCTGAGAGAGACAGGATCAGATTGGCAATCTGGTTAGGGATGCGGGCCAGTGTCAAAATAGACCCGAATCCAGCAGAGGTGCCAATGATGACCAGCAGGGTTGCCGTGATGACTGCGGCCTGAAGCAGGTACTTGGGCAGATCACGGAAGGTCAGTTCCTTGTAGATAAAGGTACCGATGAACCAGCCATAGGCGACGGCCACGGCAGCAGCTTCTGTGGGGGTAAAGATACCGCCATAGATGCCGCCAAGAATGATGACTGGAACCACAATGGCCCATTTGGCTTCCCAGACGATGTCCAGCTTTTCCTTCAGGGTATAATGATGGGCTGCGCCACTGTAGCCTTTCTTTTTGGCATAAAAATAGGAATACACCATAAAGCCAAGGCCCAGCAGAATGCCAGGAATGACGCCAGCAAGGAACAGTTCGGAAATCGACTGCTCGGTTGCGACACAGTAAATAACCATCGAAAGTGATGGGGGAATAATGGCTCCAAGACCGCCAGATGCTGCGATCAGGGCGGATGAGAAGGACTTGTCATAGCCCTTGTTAATCATGTCTGGAACCATCAGGGTGCCAATGGCTGCAACTGTTGCTGCTGCGGAGCCTGAGATTGCACCAAAGAACATGCAGGCTGCAATGGTCACAAGGGCGAGACCGCCGCTCATGCGTCCAAAACAGATTGTCGCCAGATCAAGCAGTCTGCGAGACACGCCGCCAGATCCCATGAGGTTGCCCGCCAGAATAAAGAAGGGGACAGCCATGAGCGGAAAGGAATCCGCAGCCGTGGTCAGCTTCTGTGCAAAGTAGGTAATGTTGATGATGTCGCTGTACCAGATTGCAGAAATGGACGCGACACCAAGGGAGATACCAATCGGCACCGTGAGAACGAAGCAGATAATAAACACGCCAAAGAGGACAAGCGCTACCATAACTCGGTCCCTCCCTTATTTGTCTTCTGGGCATTGGTCGCCAGAAGGGACCTGCCGGTAAAACACTTTGAAGTCACTGTGGAAATGGCGAAACCGGTGGACGAGTGTTTGTAGCAGCCTGAATGTGCAGAGGCTGTATCCGACCGGAACGGCGAGATAAATAATCCACATTGGAATTTCTGTTGCCGCAGTGATTTGCCCGCGACGGGCAATGAGGTGGGCAACCTGATAGCCCACGTAGGCCACAGTTGTAGAAAACGCCAAAAAGATCAGATCTGACAGAATGCAGAGAAGCTTTTTTTGCACGTCTGACAGAAAATCTCTGGTGAGAAGTGCATCGACCTTGATGTGGCTGTCTGTTTTGACCGCGTAGCTGATGCCAAGATAAATAAGCCAGATAAACATGTACCTGGAGACTTCTTCTGACCAGCTGAAACTGGATTCAAAAACATAACGGGCCACGACCTGAACAAAGATAAAAACACTGGCTAGACCAAGAAACGTCACCATAAAGAAGGCTTCGAGATTGTCATCGAGCCATTTCAGGATGCGAAGCAGTCCTGAGTGTTGAGTGCGCATACGTCCCTCCTGCGAGTACTGAGCCGGTGGTGCAGCACCGGCTCAGCGGAGAAGTGAACTGCCGGGTGGCAGCGAGAGATCAGTGCGTTACCGCAGACATCAGAACATCATAGGCCTCGCCTGCGCGTTTTTTGACCATGCCAGCAGAGTCTGCCAGCATGCCGCGCATTTTGAGTCGCATATCCGCAGGAACATCAACAACCGTCACGCCTGCTGCGCGTATTTTTTCAATGGCCTCGGCTTCCATGTTGCGGGCCAGTGTGCGCTGGTAGGGGATGGCTTCTGCAACTGCTGCGTCGATGATTGAGCGCTGCTCGTCTGTCAGGTCGTTGTAGAAATCAAGGGATGCCATAAAGACAAATGGCGAATAGATGTGACGGGTCAGGGTCAGACACTTCTGTACTTCGTAGAAGCGCTGGGAGTAGATCAGCTCTACAGACGTCTCCTGACCGTCAAGGGTGTGCTGCTGAAGGGCGGTGAAGAGTTCACCCCAGGCCATGGGCGTTGGGTTTGCTCCCAGAGCTTTCCATGCACAGATCTGGACCGGGTTTTCTGCGACGCGCATCTTGATGCCGCCGAGATCAGAAATGGAGCGAACGTCGCGTTTGGAGTTCGTCAGGCAACGGAAACCGTTTTCCATGTATCCCAGCCCCTTGATACCAATAGGCTCAAGGTAGCTTAAAAGTTTTTTGCCAGCTTCTCCGTCCAGTACTTCATAGGCCTGCTCATGGTCCTGAAAGAGGAAGAAGAGGTCCCATACAAAGAATTTGGGAGTAAATGGAGCAAGATTGTTCGCTGTAACAGCGGTAATATCCACGTTGTTCATCTGGAGACCTTCGGTGAGTTCCCGGTCTCCACCAAGCTGCTGATTGGGGTAGATTTCGACTCGCATGGAGCCGTTTGAGCGAGTTTCAACGATTTCCTTAAATTTAAGGAAGCCTTTGTGAAGCGTTGCAGTTTCGGGGACACCATGTCCGACCTTGATAACGAGTGTGTCAGAGGCCGAGGCTGTTACGGCGCTAAAGACGAGCCCTATAGCCAAAAGGATGCTCATGAATTTCGACTTCATTATTCCCTCCCAAGAGTGGCTGGTGGCCGCCGTCAGAGCGGCGGCCTGAGTTCGTGAAATGATTTTCTCGATCTAGAATGTCTCCATAAATTCTGCGTGGTCCATCCAGTCAAATCGCTCGTCATAGACCAGCTTGTAGGTTTTGGCGTCGCCTGCAAGGCCCCAGAGAAGGAACTCTGTACAGCCGGGAGCCGCAAGAGAGGTGTGGTAGCCCTTTGCAATTCCCATTGCATACTTGTCATCTTCAATCAGATGCACTTCGGCAAACTTCTCTGGCTCCAGTTCATAGGACATGGCAAACACGTATCCACCCTTGGGGCCTTTCACCTTGAACGAGAAAATTTCATCGAGAGGGTATTCGTTGTCTGCAACGATGTCGTGCTTGTGTCCGGGGAAGCCGATCCAGCCACCGGGGCGGGATACAGATTCACCAACGATGAGCTTCTGTGTCACGTGGTCGTTGTGCATTCCCTTGGGGCCAAAGATGAAGCGGTACTTTCTGCG comes from the Desulfobaculum bizertense DSM 18034 genome and includes:
- a CDS encoding LacI family DNA-binding transcriptional regulator, yielding MRKNSGTSVVTAADVAKRAGVSRSTVSRAFTQGASISGKAREKILNAAHELGYQPNAIARMLISKQSRVIGVVTNSLTTNPFYASLLARLSEELQKQDFKLMLFSTPKDTSVDMLIPQVMQYKVAAIIIISSKLSSEMAEVSNAAGIPVILLNRVIRKSTTYNISSDNVQIGRLAADVLLDAGHRRLGCIGGSENTSTHDGRWRGFSKRVKDRGGEITSYAMGGYNYEDARTATMEMFLKRPYPTGLFCLSDVMAQAAMDVIRQRMNLRIPEDISVIGVDDVEVSSRPVYDLSTIRQSVPEMIDAAMTVLSKVQSKSPVKQEWKFPGVYVKRGTVAAPPKEDS
- a CDS encoding TRAP transporter large permease, with product MVALVLFGVFIICFVLTVPIGISLGVASISAIWYSDIINITYFAQKLTTAADSFPLMAVPFFILAGNLMGSGGVSRRLLDLATICFGRMSGGLALVTIAACMFFGAISGSAAATVAAIGTLMVPDMINKGYDKSFSSALIAASGGLGAIIPPSLSMVIYCVATEQSISELFLAGVIPGILLGLGFMVYSYFYAKKKGYSGAAHHYTLKEKLDIVWEAKWAIVVPVIILGGIYGGIFTPTEAAAVAVAYGWFIGTFIYKELTFRDLPKYLLQAAVITATLLVIIGTSAGFGSILTLARIPNQIANLILSLSDNTVIILLMINALLLFVGTFMETLAAIIILAPMLLPLIHQLGIDPIHFGLIMCVNLAIGYITPPLGANLFVACGVTGTPFSKICRSVIPFTISMILTLGLLTYVPQLTMFLPKYFMRGMALSQALAF
- a CDS encoding TRAP transporter small permease, with the protein product MRTQHSGLLRILKWLDDNLEAFFMVTFLGLASVFIFVQVVARYVFESSFSWSEEVSRYMFIWLIYLGISYAVKTDSHIKVDALLTRDFLSDVQKKLLCILSDLIFLAFSTTVAYVGYQVAHLIARRGQITAATEIPMWIIYLAVPVGYSLCTFRLLQTLVHRFRHFHSDFKVFYRQVPSGDQCPEDK
- a CDS encoding DctP family TRAP transporter solute-binding subunit, translating into MKSKFMSILLAIGLVFSAVTASASDTLVIKVGHGVPETATLHKGFLKFKEIVETRSNGSMRVEIYPNQQLGGDRELTEGLQMNNVDITAVTANNLAPFTPKFFVWDLFFLFQDHEQAYEVLDGEAGKKLLSYLEPIGIKGLGYMENGFRCLTNSKRDVRSISDLGGIKMRVAENPVQICAWKALGANPTPMAWGELFTALQQHTLDGQETSVELIYSQRFYEVQKCLTLTRHIYSPFVFMASLDFYNDLTDEQRSIIDAAVAEAIPYQRTLARNMEAEAIEKIRAAGVTVVDVPADMRLKMRGMLADSAGMVKKRAGEAYDVLMSAVTH
- a CDS encoding 5-deoxy-glucuronate isomerase; translation: MTYTTLHRFKDVQGYESVITPENSTVEHMEFGRILVDGGTGMNGSLEGKEMALVIMEGDMDVHVSFKGQEYDYKGITRGSVFDEKPTAIYLPPHCEYSIVSQNGVEVRTFCAYCDDGNEPYLCTPDNVEEGIPGAEKWRRKYRFIFGPKGMHNDHVTQKLIVGESVSRPGGWIGFPGHKHDIVADNEYPLDEIFSFKVKGPKGGYVFAMSYELEPEKFAEVHLIEDDKYAMGIAKGYHTSLAAPGCTEFLLWGLAGDAKTYKLVYDERFDWMDHAEFMETF